Proteins encoded together in one Osmerus eperlanus chromosome 20, fOsmEpe2.1, whole genome shotgun sequence window:
- the topaz1 gene encoding uncharacterized protein topaz1 isoform X2 codes for MIASSRKVKLNRNMFKDANGLSSVPKRRRPFTSYPSTDVTFGETLECKNDRVAKTESVLEDTEASNEEKQSPRQTLQVLAAEVSPAFIERTTPSSSPPSHKDEWQRSSHVSQCKGTLKSKRNDLKCNRENCTEKTFEVKVEGPYTRSKYYKCRRFTRSMGPPLRRTGFSCSLQFAVCFCGDFRNKQINTQKIERTQTRESKVSYIQSKQTFKAKTKNSRDVQRNAETRLRRSSSNTKNTTGISQSLLPGKVVKTYPLRSLKKRVDSVYGVSATKTEGGHEVGKVLSTVPTLGTDRIGTLIDSCCLPVNHAGRDGLFIERTKSSHPAISSKQASRGASGADMLDKDTEEDPEVGNDLVAAEKQCSKRIRLGYGGYVATVLLGQEQEGSNVSKLEMACGGSMKANGEVALKPVITSDIKSPVDSPIRDTDDSDNPVRRHDPARQDGIQRRDSGGRDISQDSSEEGLFSLSPDEARMACQANGEPSEQALFSCQRVIPYVRRPKFSCARTDMTWPFPVRKPPAVTSHLFDTSETPTMDTVQSSATAVSCASRTGHLQASTENVVPSHGMTNHIPNANQRMRGEGEVTERGEQLQLHWIEKCREKPEFSSSGRLRKAVSTFLPELNKPMDHLPLQKNNPVSPLEDFSCTVPKVFMLKGGSETDTTFSPDLASTPSPIGLSDTDTASVSFPMLFPSTPDSVYGFSPTASSNPASFTEDGARNVRATSSLAASSSCPSSKDMDKIAAVPDLNTSGDFSETSTASNELCSRSHNSFLQSLNDSFHSSQSSFLLAQEDGEIKEPKQGGTEEKRSDVFSHCILSIPPLKEQHDDHLLLSDPTAECEQGSSWPPDSRDGSQVATDDRTPDTPPGVSTPATLSITSLLLQTQSDLDEEVKEGDMLNHEEECGESQPSPTGDHTPRLVIDTRYYSDNERVEDKEGHGSSGDEMRPFAGAAVDTNPHLSPSGDEDDDGEMELAGQSSEEEEGGAQLLGSPGEGEETESEKSDGGPGPLDELAAYKQDILVVDVIQDDPDLFGNLPEKSLLNLGPTRKGGASGARATRVLITPPSREPSWASEKSLTSGAIAINGANTFKRPATFKDNETSGRSWRPQSSSKPSLIHSNSWPPGHIGAHPEGQKDGNNISIKEQASERIQNPTLNSLKKTLTLHGQASQIKIDSGDLRHTTLKSDKYCRFYFKDDTTCTYKSCWYRHLPMEGDEMFCVQNVLRFSNSMNLVCLQKAAAVFAGYYQSSAPGIYLTPPVVNSLLSVLLKAGLVSDIVHVLNVCAARKILPSPDFLLALFNHVREKAVLSLVPELMHLTTKMVDAGLAINMGDCKRILCNNEPPSPPMDTQIPASALHRPPTGKTTISDTKYLANAIQEVELCAQQEDWCRLGAVFRSVCLTLKGLSELQHFSGCVAIALLTETKDRLALPFATFSYTVCQENSGDGLVKSFLGRIGISLMFRYHKNQQWAKGQRLVEVLTRLKVNYSTLKGLFGNEDGASRCRLVSMATELFLRSGSVEGALNTLRDNKWFLGSSLWPCEPTDVIERTNVLVCLAKKTSHRDTLEVLTNLPGLKEPTDMGSMSQYESLFNSHLSVCVERQTLPVAADTLDFMLSKRLAVEPPLLHTLLHKLGKQNVWLRARGLFKCSLCGGYYPGVSAPPGSLALTVPCSLGEIEMALAFEMFITLNAAAIFSTPDTPACLSISLTRTLDCESGYLSAGSRLLSAAIIPNPKLTVRYRAVNSANEQVFLLDTPSARRWLQQNHSWASEVWTQTT; via the exons ATGATCGCTTCCTCTAGGAAGGTCAAATTAAACCGAAATATGTTCAAAGATGCCAATGGATTGTCAAGTGTGCCAAAACGACGACGGCCCTTTACATCGTATCCTTCAACCGATGTGACTTTTGGTGAAACTCTGGAGTGTAAAAATGACCGCGTGGCGAAGACTGAATCTGTTTTGGAGGACACCGAGGCCTCGAACGAGGAAAAACAATCCCCACGTCAAACTTTGCAAGTCCTGGCCGCTGAGGTTTCCccagcatttatagaaagaacTACACCAAGTTCCAGTCCACCTTCACACAAAGATGAGTGGCAAAGGTCGTCACATGTGAGCCAATGTAAAGGTACATTGAAATCCAAAAGAAATGATTTGAAATGCAATAGGGAAAATTGCACTGAGAAAACGTTTGAGGTGAAAGTAGAGGGCCCATACACTAGAAGCAAATACTATAAGTGTAGACGATTTACTAGAAGCATGGGCCCACCTCTGAGGCGTACAGGTTTCTCTTGCAGTCTACAATTTGCAGTTTGCTTCTGCGGTGATTTCAGAAACAAGCAAATAAACACGCAAAAGATTGAACGGACACAAAcgagagagtcaaaagtttcatacATCCAAAGTAAGCAGACATTTAAGGCTAAAACCAAAAATTCTCGCGACGTGCAACGTAATGCTGAAACTAGACTGAGACGATCATCATCCAACACAAAAAATACAACAGGAATCAGTCAATCACTGTTGCCAGGAAAGGTAGTTAAGACATATCCACTCCGGTCACTGAAAAAGCGTGTCGATTCAGTGTATGGGGTGAGTGCTACGAAAACAGAGGGAGGACACGAAGTTGGTAAGGTTTTATCAACAGTGCCAACTCTAGGGACAGATAGAATAGGCACATTAATCGACTCATGCTGCCTACCAGTGAACCACGCTGGACGGGATGGCCTCTTCATTGAACGGACTAAGTCGTCACATCCCGCGATTTCAAGTAAG CAGGCGAGCAGGGGGGCAAGTGGGGCTGACATGTTGGACAAAGATACGGAAGAAGACCCTGAAGTAGGAAATGACCTGGTAGCAGCAGAAAAGCAATGTTCTAAAAGAATACGGTTGGGTTATGGTGGCTACGTTGCAACTGTGCTTTTGGGCCAAGAACAAGAAGGTTCTAACGTCAGTAAGCTAGAAATGGCTTGTGGAGGATCCATGAAGGCAAACGGAGAGGTAGCTTTGAAGCCTGTAATTACCAGTGACATCAAGTCTCCTGTAGACTCTCCAATACGTGACACGGATGATTCAGACAACCCTGTAAGAAGACATGACCCTGCAAGGCAAGATGGCATCCAGAGGAGAGACTCTGGAGGACGTGACATCTCCCAGGACTCGTCTGAGGAGGGCCTGTTCTCCCTGAGCCCTGATGAAGCCAGGATGGCGTGTCAGGCAAATGGCGAGCCTTCCGAGCAAGCCTTGTTCAGCTGTCAGAGAGTGATACCCTACGTAAGACGGCCAAAGTTCTCCTGTGCACGCACAGACATGACCTGGCCCTTTCCCGTGCGTAAACCGCCAGCTGTGACATCACACCTCTTTGACACTAGTGAAACTCCCACAATGGATACTGTTCAGTCATCGGCCACCGCTGTCAGCTGTGCCTCAAGGACTGGACACTTACAGGCTTCCACAGAGAACGTTGTCCCTTCTCATGGAATGACAAATCATATTCCAAATGCAAACCAGcgcatgagaggagagggggaagtaaCTGAGCGTGGAGAACAGCTACAACTTCATTGGATAGAGAAATGTCGGGAGAAGCCAGAGTTTTCATCTTCTGGAAGATTAAGGAAGGCAGTGTCTACTTTTCTCCCTGAGCTCAACAAGCCTATGGACCATCTTCCTCTCCAAAAAAACAACCCTGTCTCTCCTTTGGAAGACTTCAGTTGTACAGTCCCCAAAGTCTTCATGCTCAAAGGCGGTTCTGAGACAGACACCACCTTCTCCCCAGACCTAGCCTCTACTCCTTCTCCTATTGGCCTCAGTGACACCGACACAGCCTCTGTCTCCTTTCCCATGCtgttcccctccacccctgattCCGTATACGGCTTCTCACCCACAGCCTCCTCTAATCCAGCCTCCTTCACCGAAGATGGGGCCAGAAATGTGCGTGCAACTTCCAGCCTAGCGGCCTCATCCTCATGTCCTTCATCAAAAGATATGGATAAGATTGCTGCCGTCCCTGATTTGAATACCTCAGGTGATTTCAGTGAAACAAGCACGGCCTCAAATGAATTATGCTCTCGTTCGCACAATTCCTTCCTTCAGTCACTGAACGACTCCTTTCATTCGTCACAATCGTCCTTTCTTTTAGCCCAAGAAGATGGGGAGATTAAAGAGCCGAAGCAGGGAGGGACTGAAGAAAAAAGGAGTGACGTCTTTTCACACTGTATATTAAGCATCCCTCCACTGAAGGAACAACATGATGACCATCTACTTCTTAGTGACCCAACGGCTGAATGTGAACAAGGGAGTTCATGGCCCCCCGACTCCAGAGACGGAAGCCAGGTGGCAACGGATGACCGTACACCCGACACGCCTCCAGGAGTCTCAACACCTGCAACTCTCTCCATAACGAGCCTGCTCCTTCAAACGCAGAGCGATCTCGAtgaggaggtgaaggaaggaGATATGCTGAATCACGAGGAGGAGTGTGGCGAATCTCAACCTTCACCGACTGGAGATCACACACCAAGGCTTGTTATTGACACTCGGTACTACTCAGATAATGAGAGGGTTGAGGATAAAGAAGGACATGGTTCCTCGGGAGATGAGATGAGGCCGTTTGCTGGTGCAGCTGTTGACACAAATCCCCACCTGTCTCCCAGtggtgatgaagatgacgaTGGAGAAATGGAATTGGCGGGGCAGAGttctgaagaggaggaaggaggggcccAGCTCCTCGGATCAcccggagagggagaggagacagagtcagagaagtCAGATGGGGGGCCCGGGCCTTTGGACGAGCTTGCTGCCTATAAACAGGATATCCTGGTTGTGGATGTGATCCAGGATGACCCAGATCTGTTTGGAAACCTGCCAGAGAAGAGCCTACTGAATCTGGGTCCCACAAGGAAGGGAGGTGCTTCTGGAGCCAGGGCCACCAGGGTGTTGATAACTCCTCCGTCCAGAGAACCCTCATGGGCTTCTGAGAAAAG TTTGACCTCTGGTGCCATTGCAATCAATGGTGCAAATACCTTTAAAAGACCTGCTACTTTTAAAG ACAACGAGACTAGTGGTCGGTCCTGGAGACCCCAGTCGAGCTCCAAACCATCTCTAATTCACAGCAACAGCTGGCCTCCTGGACACATCGGTGCACATCCAGAG GGTCaaaaagatggcaataacaTCAGCATAAAGGAACAGGCATCTGAGAG aATCCAGAATCCAACTCTGAACTCCCTGAAGAAAACCCTAACACTGCATG GGCAAGCCTCTCAGATCAAAATAGACAGTGGAGACCTTCGACACACAACACTGAAGTCTGATAAG TACTGCAGGTTCTACTTCAAAGATGACACCACCTGTACCTACAAGTCCTGCTGGTACCGGCACTTGCCCATGGAAGGCGATGAGATG ttctgtgtgcagAATGTGCTGAGGTTCAGTAACTCTATGAATTTAGTGTGTCTCCAGAAAGCAG CTGCTGTGTTTGCGGGCTACTACCAGAGCAGCGCCCCTGGGATCTACCTGACCCCACCTGTGGTCAACTCCTTGTTGTCGGTCCTCCTCAAGGCCGGTCTCGTCTCCGACATCGTCCACGTCCTCAACGTCTGCGCCGCACGCAAGATCCTG CCCAGCCCTGACTTTCTCCTGGCTCTGTTTAACCatgtgagagagaaggcagTCCTATCCTTAGTGCCTGAGCTCATGCACCTCACAACCAAG aTGGTAGACGCGGGCCTGGCTATCAATATGGGCGACTGTAAGCGCATTCTGTGCAACAATGAGCCGCCTTCACCTCCGATGGACACCCAGATCCCTGCGTCAGCCCTCCACAG GCCTCCTACCGGTAAAACGACAATCTCCGACACCAAGTACTTGGCCAACGCCATCCAAGAGGTGgag ctgtGTGCTCAGCAGGAGGACTGGTGCCGCTTGGGGGCAGTCTTCAGGTCGGTGTGCCTCACCCTAAAAGGCCTGTCTGAATTACAGCACTTCAGCGGCTGCGTCGCCATAGCGTTGCTGACGGAGACCAAAGACAGACTAGCGCTGCCCTTTGCCACCTTTTCTTACACCG TGTGTCAGGAGAACAGTGGAGATGGTCTGGTGAAGAGCTTCCTAGGACGGATTGGCATCTCGCTGATGTTCAGATACCACAAAAACCAGCAGTGGGCCAAG ggccagAGGTTGGTGGAGGTGCTGACCAGGCTGAAGGTGAACTACTCCACCCTCAAGGGCCTGTTCGGGAACGAGGACGGGGCGTCACGCTGCCGCCTGGTGTCCATGGCAACGGAGCTCTTCCTCCGGAGCGGGAGCGTAGAGGGGGCTCTCAACACGCTTCGAG ataACAAGTGGTTCCTGGGCTCCAGCCTGTGGCCCTGTGAGCCCACTGACGTCATCGAGAGGACCAACGTCTTAGTCTGTCTGGCCAAGAAGACCTCCCACAGAGACACCCTGGAGGTCCTCACCAACCTGCCTGGCCTAAAGGAGCCCactg ACATGGGGAGCATGTCCCAGTACGAAAGCCTGTTCAACTCCcacctgagcgtgtgtgtggagagacagACCCTGCCCGTGGCGGCCGACACCCTGGACTTCATGCTGTCCAAGAGGCTGGCGGTGGAGCCCCCTCTCCTGCACACGCTGCTGCACAAGCTGGGCAAGCAGAACGTCTGGCTGCGGGCGCGGGGCCTCTTCAAAT gTTCGCTGTGTGGAGGTTACTACCCAGGCGTGTCAGCCCCGCCTGGCTCCCTAGCCCTGACTGTCCCCTGTTCTCTGGGAGAAATCGAGATGGCCCTGGCCTTCGAGATGTTCATCACCCTTAACGCTGCCGCTATATTCAGCACCCCAGACACTCCTGCCTGTCTCAGCATAAGTCTCACAAG GACACTCGACTGTGAGAGCGGGTATCTGTCTGCGGGTAGCCGTCTCCTCTCTGCCGCCATCATCCCCAACCCCAAGCTCACGGTCCGCTACCGGGCGGTCAACTCTGCCAATGAGCAGGTGTTCCTGCTGGACACGCCCTCAGCCCGCCGCTGGCTCCAACAGAACCACTCCTGGGCCAGTGAAGTGTGGACACAAACCACCTAA